A single region of the Gossypium arboreum isolate Shixiya-1 chromosome 12, ASM2569848v2, whole genome shotgun sequence genome encodes:
- the LOC108479364 gene encoding cysteine-tryptophan domain-containing zinc finger protein 7, with amino-acid sequence MISLGSNDARKGVGLGFGGRKMEEAELEEGEACSYNNNNDDYDATTDPEADLSSLAYIDEKIQHVLGHLQKDFEGGVSAENLGAKFGGYGSFLPTYTRSPSWPHPKSPLIKSCNTSKSPNDMPLEDDHRNSACWPSGSQSQRAGPPPINVGTLPALKALSANDSIKQEVSVTPGDADELAFRCESANKKAANIPDQKTLKVRIKVGSDNLSTQKNAAIYSGLGLDVSPSSSLDGSPSESDGMYRQTQEPLFDSPTSILRFMTSFPLAGEALLSPLPDHLLNLIVKEKPKENRSDSGKGDGILLGDKKAKSAEKKDFPAERKSSNNREMRNDNSTVSKKGVDINVLACEELVSKTLKLPLLSDSYSAVAKVKNKGIARNKGVHDVAEESVEPRLTQEIGWESPRAGSAGKVLEEQKTSSWGDTSGSVRKGGYNKADKTCDSVKADSNTLKGSKVLNSESVDPPIQKISPRVTAHEQGNMKVPPAKEHTSSGGKRKLKGSLDAEVAKESLRVGSPLMLNNKQTAHVNSYTNKREMGGKKLDRSFQKAEDMYRDVFGDIGEPEREENRTSSLEIPSEDRLKIADKIVKNTSATNNGHGDRLSGKQIEGILATKSGPRATVGAHFNSANVNVAASVLIQENWVCCDKCQKWRLLPININPADLPEKWLCSMLNWLPAMNRCSVEEDETTEAVFALYHVPAVDSQANLQSNPVNIMSLPPSSDALQHDQNQRSFGSHTVFPAGSKKHGLKEISNAIDKDGPTSMKKNVESSVRSGSPTDVTQSPVVGEPALKPVIKCDLPVEKHRNNQKEKHKLPEHSSDGGDTKTSKMKGKRITDQDSLRASKKIKGESSHLAEKDWMLDHSGKGGPSTSNGLPSTSIGKDQPRHSQLFAYKDSKSDKDRQQVSGKRVKDKVLVSSTDGPMDQMNDGVEVSRKRKADACVGSQLCTGSLRSVSDHLQDSKVFVKEEFNENDNNREKKARLSKPGRKDSSASKSSGKLEKKGIHEQNQQSGQYLGSLDGTDSLKRDFGSAQPSLVATSSSSKLSCSHKSKPGFHETKGSSVESVSSSPMRIANPDKFPLTRRNVAGKDESCEAGLFVLDSLGRCSDGEDNGGSDKSGTVRKEKTLAAAQHGSLVSSLLDIQDKDGGQLGGSKAKAPIKSSPDTRKGQFMNGSADYLGQEPQFSGKSMTMNEPHDEDNQNDNHGNGKVSHPRKSGKGSSWSKDRSCNFKSGFVDVQQDHLPSYEVKPTDSRNQFQERPGVKSDESENRFLENKESLGKSSGEIGKRGNQSNGWSDAKPDATGGQDVMSTMKQNPVQESNGEKYTKRFHSDNSDHAEIASERGNSRSLPPSGGSQNEMLTRYPNTVSGSQKGNGAVRSQADDALKVKKQIKKADHQNGTQHKNSSRHTTSAGRIRDVDAPSPMRKDHSCQAATNTLKEAKDLKHMADRVKNSGSNSESTLLYFQAALKFLYSASLLESCNNESTKHGEMAQSVQIYSSTAKLCEFCAHEYERLKDMAAASLAYKCMEVAYMRVIYSCHANASRDRLELQIALQTAHPGESPASDVDNLNQSTSADKAAVSKGVGSSQVAGSHVISARNRNNFVRLLSFTQDVNYAMEASRKSRATLAAANSSLGGAKSREALSSVKKALDFSFQDVEGVLHLVRVAMEAISH; translated from the exons ATGATTTCGTTAGGGAGTAACGATGCGAGGAAGGGGGTAGGGTTAGGGTTTGGTGGAAGAAAAATGGAAGAGGCTGAGCTTGAGGAAGGAGAGGCTTGCTCCTATAATAACAATAACGACGATTATGATGCCACCACTGACCCCGAAGCTGATCTATCTTCTCTCGCTTACATA GATGAGAAAATTCAACATGTTCTTGGACATCTTCAAAAAGATTTTGAAGGTGGAGTTTCTGCTGAGAATCTCG GGGCAAAGTTTGGTGGTTATGGATCATTCTTACCGACTTATACACGTTCTCCTAGTTGGCCTCATCCGAAGAGTCCACTAATTAAGAGCTGCAATACATCCAAGTCTccaaacgatatgccattggaG GATGACCATCGTAACTCGGCATGTTGGCCAAGTGGTTCACAGTCACAGAGGGCTGGACCACCTCCAATAAATGTTGGAACCCTCCCTGCTTTGAAGGCATTGTCTGCGAATGATTCAATCAAACAAGAGGTCAGCGTAACACCTGGTGATGCTGATGAGCTTGCCTTTAGGTGCGAATCTGCAAACAAGAAAGCTGCCAATATACCAGACCAGAAAACATTAAAGGTGCGAATCAAAGTGGGGTCAGACAACTTGTCAACACAAAAGAATGCTGCAATCTACAGTGGTCTTGGCCTTGATGTATCACCATCTTCCTCCTTAGATGGGAGCCCTTCAGAAAGTGATGGGATGTATCGACAGACTCAAGAACCATTGTTTGATTCTCCAACCAGTATTCTTCGG TTTATGACTTCCTTCCCACTAGCTGGTGAGGCACTACTGTCACCTCTACCCGATCATCTACTTAACTTGATTGTAAAGGAAAAGCCAAAAGAGAATAGATCTGATTCTGGAAAGGGGGATGGAATATTGTTGGGAGACAAGAAAGCAAAGTCAGCAGAGAAAAAGGATTTTCCAGCAGAAAGGAAGAGTAGCAACAACAGGGAAATGAGGAACGACAACAGTACAGTGTCAAAGAAGGGAGTAGATATCAATGTATTGGCTTGTGAGGAGCTTGTTTCAAAAACATTGAAACTTCCTCTTTTATCTGATTCATATTCTGCTGTAGCCAAGGTAAAAAATAAGGGCATAGCTAGAAACAAAGGTGTCCATGATGTAGCTGAGGAGTCAGTGGAGCCAAGACTTACCCAAGAGATTGGCTGGGAGAGTCCAAGGGCTGGCTCAGCTGGAAAGGTTTTGGAGGAACAAAAGACAAGTTCTTGGGGTGATACTTCAGGCTCTGTTAGAAAAGGTGGGTATAATAAAGCGGACAAAACTTGTGATTCTGTCAAAGCTGACTCTAATACTCTCAAAGGTAGCAAAGTTCTAAATAGTGAATCGGTAGATCCTCCTATTCAGAAGATCAGCCCAAGAGTGACAGCGCATGAGCAAGGCAATATGAAGGTACCTCCTGCAAAGGAGCATACCTCATCTGGTGGAAAACGAAAATTGAAAGGCAGTCTAGATGCAGAGGTAGCAAAAGAAAGCTTGAGGGTTGGTTCGCCTTTGATGCTGAATAATAAGCAGACTGCTCATGTAAACAGTTATACAAACAAAAGGGAAATGGGAGGTAAAAAATTAGACAGGTCGTTTCAAAAGGCTGAAGATATGTATAGAGATGTTTTTGGAGATATTGGAGAACCAGAACGGGAAGAGAACCGAACAAGTTCATTGGAAATTCCTTCTGAAGATCGGCTGAAGATAGCTGATAAGATTGTAAAAAACACATCAGCCACTAACAACGGACATGGTGATAGACTGAGTGGTAAGCAAATTGAGGGCATATTGGCAACTAAATCGGGCCCCAGAGCAACTGTGGGTGCACATTTCAACTCTGCTAATGTGAATGTTGCTGCTTCTGTATTGATACAAGAAAATTGGGTTTGTTGTGATAAGTGCCAGAAGTGGCGTCTTCTCCCAATAAACATAAACCCTGCTGACTTACCTGAGAAGTGGTTATGCAGCATGCTTAACTGGCT GCCTGCAATGAATCGCTGCAGTGTCGAGGAGGATGAAACTACCGAAGCTGTTTTCGCATTGTATCATGTTCCTGCTGTAGACAGTCAAGCTAATCTGCAAAGTAATCCTGTCAATATTATGTCTTTACCACCCTCATCTGATGCCTTGCAACATGACCAAAACCAGCGAAGTTTCGGTTCACACACTGTTTTCCCTGCTGGAAGTAAGAAACACGGTTTAAAAGAAATATCAAATGCAATAGATAAAGATGGGCCAACTTCTATGAAGAAGAACGTGGAGTCATCAGTTCGATCTGGAAGCCCGACTGATGTGACTCAATCTCCTGTGGTTGGTGAACCTGCTTTGAAGCCTGTAATTAAATGTGATTTACCTGTTGAGAAACACAGAAATAATCAGAAAGAGAAGCATAAATTGCCAGAACACAGTTCTGATGGAG GTGATACCAAAACTTCAAAGATGAAAGGCAAAAGGATCACTGATCAAGATTCTTTAAGGGCCTCCAAGAAAATTAAGGGTGAAAGTTCACATCTTGCTGAAAAAGATTGGATGTTGGACCATTCTGGTAAGGGTGGGCCTAGCACAAGTAATGGTTTGCCTAGCACATCAATAGGAAAGGATCAGCCTAGACACAGTCAACTTTTTGCTTATAAGGATTCAAAGTCTGATAAGGATAGGCAGCAGGTCTCTGGTAAAAGAGTAAAGGATAAAGTTCTGGTTTCCTCAACTGATGGACCAATGGACCAGATGAACGATGGTGTGGAAGTTTCAAGAAAGAGGAAAGCTGATGCTTGTGTTGGCAGTCAGTTATGTACAGGTTCTCTCCGAAGTGTGAGTGATCACCTCCAGGATAGCAAAGTGTTTGTGAAGGAAGAGTTCAATGAGAATGACAACAACAGGGAAAAGAAGGCCAGGTTATCCAAGCCTGGAAGGAAGGATTCTTCTGCAAGTAAAAGCAGTGGGAAACTAGAGAAAAAAGGTATACATGAACAGAATCAACAAAGTGGGCAATATCTAGGTAGCTTAGATGGTACGGATTCATTGAAAAGGGATTTTGGATCTGCCCAACCTTCTTTAGTAGCTACCTCTAGCTCATCTAAACTTTCGTGTTCACATAAATCAAAACCTGGCTTCCATGAAACAAAAGGCTCATCAGTAGAATCGGTTTCCTCATCTCCTATGAGAATTGCTAATCCCGATAAATTTCCATTGACAAGGAGGAATGTTGCAGGGAAAGATGAGTCTTGTGAAGCTGGTCTTTTTGTTTTAGATAGTCTAGGAAGATGTTCAGATGGTGAAGATAATGGTGGGAGTGACAAGTCAGGGACAGTAAGGAAGGAAAAAACTTTGGCTGCAGCTCAACATGGGTCCCTTGTGTCCTCTTTACTTGATATTCAGGACAAGGATGGTGGTCAATTAGGTGGCAGTAAAGCCAAGGCACCAATTAAATCTTCTCCTGATACTAGAAAAGGCCAGTTCATGAATGGTAGTGCTGATTATTTAGGCCAAGAGCCTCAATTTTCTGGTAAATCAATGACAATGAATGAACCCCATGATGAGGACAATCAGAATGACAACCATGGCAATGGCAAAGTCTCTCATCCAAGAAAGTCAGGCAAAGGGTCCTCATGGTCAAAGGACAGGAGTTGTAATTTTAAATCTGGTTTTGTTGATGTACAGCAAGATCATCTGCCTTCATATGAGGTAAAGCCTACAGACAGTAGAAATCAATTTCAGGAGAGGCCTGGAGTCAAGTCTGATGAGAGTGAGAATAGATTTCTGGAAAATAAAGAATCTTTGGGAAAATCGTCTGGTGAGATTGGTAAAAGGGGGAATCAGTCAAATGGATGGTCAGATGCTAAACCAGATGCCACTGGAGGTCAGGATGTAATGTCTACCATGAAGCAAAATCCTGTGCAGGAGAGCAATGGTGAAAAATATACAAAGAGGTTTCACTCTGACAACTCTGATCATGCAGAAATTGCTTCTGAGAGAGGGAACTCTCGATCACTACCACCCTCTGGAGGAAGTCAGAACGAGATGCTGACTCGTTACCCCAACACGGTTTCTGGGTCCCAAAAGGGAAATGGAGCTGTCAGATCTCAAGCTGATGATGCATTGAAGGTAAAGAAACAAATAAAGAAGGCTGATCATCAAAATGGGACTCAGCATAAAAATAGTTCAAGACATACTACATCAGCTGGACGTATCAGGGATGTTGATGCTCCAAGTCCAATGAGAAAGGATCACTCATGTCAGGCCGCTACCAATACTTTGAAGGAGGCTAAAGATTTAAAGCATATGGCTGATCGTGTCAAG AATTCTGGATCAAATTCGGAGAGCACATTACTTTACTTCCAGGCAGCACTGAAATTTCTTTATAGTGCTTCTCTACTAGAATCTTGCAACAATGAGAGTACCAAACATGGGGAGATGGCTCAGTCTGTGCAAATTTATAGTAGCACTGCAAAACTCTGCGA GTTTTGTGCCCATGAATATGAGAGATTAAAAGACATGGCTGCTGCTTCTTTGGCATACAAGTGTATGGAGGTTGCATATATGAGAGTTATCTATTCCTGTCATGCCAATGCAAGTAGAGATCGGCTTGAGTTGCAGATAGCTTTACAAACGGCTCATCCTG GGGAGTCTCCTGCGTCT